Proteins encoded together in one Deinococcus aquaticus window:
- a CDS encoding KTSC domain-containing protein: MIRTSVSSSNLRSVGYDVTTHTLEITFHSGGVYVYDSVPTEVHAGLMSAPSHGRYFDRHIKGRYAFRKGMA; this comes from the coding sequence ATGATTCGAACTTCCGTATCCTCCAGTAATCTCCGCAGCGTCGGATACGACGTCACCACTCACACCCTGGAAATTACCTTTCACTCCGGGGGTGTGTACGTCTATGACAGCGTGCCCACTGAAGTTCATGCCGGCCTGATGAGTGCTCCGTCCCATGGCCGGTACTTTGACCGGCACATCAAAGGACGATATGCCTTCCGCAAGGGCATGGCATGA